DNA from Candidatus Poribacteria bacterium:
ACTGCCCCTTGGATGCCCCTATCTTCAACCACCAGCACTCTATCTTTTAGGGTCTCACCACAAAAATCAACGCTTTTGTCTACGACAATTTCAGGCAAAGCGGGCGGATCTCGGTCTAATAAAACTTTTCCAGAAATCGTTCCAGTGACTTCTGCCGCCGCCACGTGATCTGCGTTGATTAGCAAAAATACGAACATTAATAATAATGTGGGTCTCATTCTAAAGCTGCCTCCAACTCTTCAACGTTCAGAGAAATCACTCGACCTGTCAGGCTTTCGAGAAAAGCCCGCAGATCCTCTCTTTCAGATTCACTTAATTCAAGCGGTTTCATCTCCACATCCAAGTTCGGATTCGGACGTCCGCCTCGGTCGTAAAACGCGATCACATCCTCAAGTCGCTCAAGGCTCCCATCATGCATATAGGGTGCCGTCTGTGCGATATTCCTCAAGGTGGGTGTCTTGAATTTGCCAAAGTCTGCGGCATCACCGGTAACGCCAGCGCGACCGGCATCATTTTGTCCTGCTTCGCCAGCACCGATGTTGTGAAATCTTTCGTCGGTAAAATTTGTGCCGATATGACACGTCGAACATCTCGCCTTTCCTCGAAAAAGTGCGAGTCCCCTGACAGCAGAAGCACTTAGTGCGGATGTCTCGCCGTCCCATTCATAACGGTCAAATGCGGAGTCGCCCGTCACCAGCGTCCTTTCAAAACAGGCAATCGCTTTGCCGATTCTCTCTGCTGTCGGCTCAGGATCTCCAAATGCATCGTAGAACAGTTTTCCATAAACAGCATCAGTCTTCACACGTTCTAAGAGCAATGCTTCATTCATACCCATCTCTAATGGATTGAAAAGAGGACCGAGTGCTTGAGATTCCAGCGTCGCCGCGCGACCATCCCAGAACTCGGTCCCCCCATACAGACGATTAACAACCGTTGGTACGTTTCGGTTTCCTGACTCGCCAAAGACGCCTTTCGCAACTGCCAAAGCATTGGAAAAACCTTTGGCAGGGTTATGGCACGTCGCGCAACTTATCGTTTCATCCTTGCTCAGTCGCTTGTCGAAGAAGAGACGCTTACCAAGCCGCACCTTCTCTTCAGTTATAACATTGCCTTTCGGTATCTCA
Protein-coding regions in this window:
- a CDS encoding c-type cytochrome translates to MSIYLIIIIVLSSLSQISDEIPRGTLPLGLEPEFEIPKGNVITEEKVRLGKRLFFDKRLSKDETISCATCHNPAKGFSNALAVAKGVFGESGNRNVPTVVNRLYGGTEFWDGRAATLESQALGPLFNPLEMGMNEALLLERVKTDAVYGKLFYDAFGDPEPTAERIGKAIACFERTLVTGDSAFDRYEWDGETSALSASAVRGLALFRGKARCSTCHIGTNFTDERFHNIGAGEAGQNDAGRAGVTGDAADFGKFKTPTLRNIAQTAPYMHDGSLERLEDVIAFYDRGGRPNPNLDVEMKPLELSESEREDLRAFLESLTGRVISLNVEELEAALE